In Leptospira kanakyensis, a genomic segment contains:
- a CDS encoding aldehyde dehydrogenase family protein, producing the protein MTQATLTQAPTSGKAVIQTKSFTPSDIDRIFKAQKKKALELRLSNFKTRITKLKQLKAVVLKYQKEIQTALHSDFKKSAGEVDITEILPTIAEINDAIRHVKHWMRPKNVMTPPTLLGATSRIVYEPKGVCLIIAPWNYPFHLAIAPLAAAIAAGNTIMLKPSEFTPHTADVIKAMLSEVFAEDEVAVFEGDVSVATALLEVPFDHIFFTGSTPVGKIVMTAAAKNLTSVTLELGGKSPSIVAEDADLKVAAERIMWGKFLNAGQTCVAPDYLLIPESKVEEFVKNAKETTESFFKSKPENFTASPDFCRIVNAKNFSRVSSYVDDAVKKGAKIAYGGEVRSSDNFISPTILTNVSLDARIMEDEIFGPLLPIVTYKTLDEAIQIINERPKPLALYIFTKKRSTSKYVIKRTSSGGTVINDVILHLVNSNLPFGGVNHSGHGSYHGLFGFKTFSHERSVLQTPKASIAKLMYPPYSSFVRFIVKFTTKFFV; encoded by the coding sequence ATGACCCAAGCCACTCTAACACAAGCCCCAACTTCGGGAAAGGCTGTGATCCAAACAAAAAGTTTTACTCCATCCGATATTGATCGTATTTTCAAGGCGCAAAAGAAAAAGGCTTTGGAACTTCGTTTGTCGAATTTCAAAACAAGAATCACAAAACTCAAACAACTAAAGGCAGTTGTTCTCAAATACCAAAAAGAAATCCAAACGGCTCTGCATTCCGATTTTAAAAAATCAGCCGGAGAAGTGGACATTACTGAAATCCTTCCTACCATTGCAGAAATCAATGATGCCATCCGTCATGTGAAACATTGGATGCGGCCTAAGAACGTAATGACTCCTCCCACCTTACTTGGAGCTACAAGTCGCATCGTATATGAACCTAAGGGAGTTTGCCTTATCATTGCTCCGTGGAATTATCCTTTCCACCTAGCAATTGCTCCACTTGCGGCTGCGATTGCTGCTGGAAATACGATTATGTTAAAACCTTCTGAGTTTACACCGCACACTGCTGATGTCATTAAAGCAATGTTAAGTGAAGTTTTTGCTGAAGACGAAGTGGCAGTTTTTGAAGGTGATGTATCTGTTGCTACGGCATTACTCGAAGTTCCTTTTGATCATATCTTTTTTACTGGTTCCACTCCAGTTGGTAAAATTGTTATGACTGCTGCTGCAAAAAATCTAACTAGCGTCACTTTAGAGTTAGGTGGCAAGTCACCATCTATCGTTGCGGAAGATGCTGATTTAAAAGTGGCTGCCGAAAGAATCATGTGGGGAAAATTTCTGAACGCAGGACAAACCTGTGTGGCACCGGATTATCTTCTGATTCCAGAATCAAAAGTAGAAGAATTTGTTAAAAATGCCAAGGAAACAACTGAAAGTTTTTTTAAATCCAAACCAGAAAACTTTACTGCGAGCCCAGACTTTTGTCGTATCGTAAACGCTAAAAATTTCAGCAGAGTATCTTCTTATGTTGATGATGCAGTGAAAAAAGGCGCAAAAATTGCTTATGGTGGAGAAGTAAGAAGTTCTGATAATTTCATTTCACCAACCATCCTTACAAACGTTTCTTTAGACGCACGTATTATGGAAGATGAAATTTTTGGACCACTCCTTCCGATTGTGACTTACAAAACTTTGGATGAAGCCATCCAGATCATCAATGAGAGACCAAAACCATTGGCTTTGTATATTTTCACCAAAAAAAGAAGTACATCCAAATATGTGATCAAAAGAACAAGTTCTGGTGGAACTGTTATCAATGACGTCATCCTTCACTTGGTAAATTCAAATCTTCCATTTGGTGGAGTGAATCATTCAGGTCATGGTAGTTATCACGGACTTTTTGGATTCAAAACTTTTTCACATGAAAGATCTGTTTTACAAACTCCTAAGGCATCTATCGCAAAACTAATGTATCCACCTTACTCTAGTTTTGTGAGATTTATTGTGAAGTTTACAACTAAATTCTTCGTTTAG
- a CDS encoding bacteriohemerythrin: MQKDYSAHFDSLRITWLSEPFHLGIPIIDLQHVWLVHIILELEETIVESEKDGSDVDVHSSFRKALDYVAEHFTLEEDILEHFNYPKYKEHVQGHRQFVERLTEKYYEAKNNQMAALGILQILKKWLFQHILHDDTDYAEFFKASGIDLKSYCNEILKSGKYPISKEQLLIYQNIVQVDTTHINLHEQSIDIIQEIRNIWKTYNLSTGIPIIDLQHVWLLKMIVELDNSLKLGDGSSETFHRVIAAAIEYTKDHFSVEDKIMRYFRYTDVVQHMNQHKRFIEFIKMRNDEFKLGNPRAGLHLVQDLRNWLLSHIALEDKKIGIAFEARVRDLSEFTKKLHQTGEISISREQKNLYKLVMQSAPDPLD; this comes from the coding sequence ATGCAGAAGGATTACTCCGCGCATTTCGATTCCTTAAGAATCACTTGGTTAAGTGAACCATTCCATCTCGGAATCCCTATCATTGACTTACAACATGTTTGGTTGGTTCATATTATCTTGGAATTGGAAGAAACGATCGTGGAATCTGAAAAAGATGGATCCGATGTGGATGTTCATTCTTCCTTTCGAAAGGCATTGGACTATGTTGCGGAACATTTTACCTTAGAAGAAGATATTTTAGAGCATTTTAACTATCCAAAATACAAAGAACATGTTCAGGGGCATCGCCAATTTGTAGAACGATTAACTGAAAAATATTACGAAGCAAAAAATAATCAAATGGCAGCTTTGGGTATTCTACAAATCCTAAAAAAATGGTTATTTCAACATATCTTACATGATGACACCGATTATGCTGAATTTTTTAAAGCAAGTGGTATTGATTTAAAATCTTACTGTAATGAAATATTAAAATCTGGTAAATATCCAATTTCCAAAGAACAACTTTTGATATACCAAAATATTGTGCAAGTGGATACAACTCACATCAATTTACATGAACAATCCATTGATATCATTCAGGAAATTAGAAACATTTGGAAAACATATAATTTGTCTACGGGAATTCCTATCATTGACTTACAACATGTTTGGCTTTTAAAAATGATTGTTGAGTTGGACAACTCGTTGAAGTTAGGTGATGGTTCCAGTGAAACTTTCCATCGGGTGATAGCCGCCGCCATCGAATACACAAAAGACCATTTTAGTGTAGAAGACAAAATCATGAGATACTTTCGATATACGGATGTGGTGCAACATATGAACCAACACAAACGTTTTATCGAATTTATCAAAATGAGAAATGATGAATTCAAATTAGGAAATCCGCGCGCCGGTTTGCATTTGGTGCAAGACCTTAGGAATTGGCTTTTGTCTCATATTGCCCTAGAGGATAAAAAAATTGGAATTGCCTTTGAGGCCCGTGTGCGGGATCTTTCTGAGTTTACTAAAAAACTGCACCAAACTGGCGAAATCAGCATTTCTCGGGAGCAAAAAAACCTCTATAAATTGGTCATGCAATCTGCCCCAGACCCTCTCGATTGA
- the gatB gene encoding Asp-tRNA(Asn)/Glu-tRNA(Gln) amidotransferase subunit GatB, with protein MEYEVIIGLEVHVQLNTLSKIFSTATNEFGGSPNTHISTLCVALPGTLPVLNEVVLEKAVRAGVALGCEITRFTKFDRKNYFYPDLPKGYQISQFDKPYATQGGVYIKLKGETEEKFIPLTRIHMEEDAGKLIHSHDPSINRSYVDYNRAGTPLIEIVSEPDIRSSDEAYVYLNELKTILRYIQVSDCNMEEGSLRCDANVSIRPKGEKGFRTRVEIKNLNSFKAVKQAIDYEIEWQKDMYSRGETFRQMTKLWDATLLKTIPMRSKEMSHDYRYFPEPDLPTIQIADSFIEDIRKSLPELPRQKKERYKTELGLPDYDAEVLTSEREIAEYFEQALLVSEDAKKTSNWVKDEILGIVNKENISIQEFAIDPLRIGKLVKLINSGEITGKIAKTIFEDMLTSKDQPETIVETKGLKVVRDDKALEEIVIRVIESQPESVEGWKNGKDRVLGAIVGGVMKETKGKADPKLVNDLILTKLGPLGEKKKV; from the coding sequence ATGGAATACGAAGTCATCATCGGTCTGGAAGTTCACGTCCAGCTCAACACTCTATCAAAAATATTTTCCACAGCTACAAATGAATTCGGTGGTAGCCCCAACACTCATATTTCTACACTTTGTGTCGCTTTGCCCGGCACCTTGCCAGTGTTAAATGAAGTCGTTTTAGAAAAAGCAGTGCGTGCAGGAGTGGCCCTTGGATGTGAAATCACAAGGTTTACAAAATTTGATCGTAAAAATTATTTTTACCCGGACTTACCAAAAGGTTATCAGATTTCTCAGTTTGATAAACCCTATGCAACACAAGGTGGAGTTTATATCAAATTAAAAGGGGAAACAGAAGAAAAATTCATTCCCCTCACAAGAATTCATATGGAAGAAGATGCTGGAAAACTAATCCACTCTCATGATCCATCAATCAATCGTTCCTATGTAGATTACAACCGTGCAGGAACACCTCTGATCGAAATTGTATCGGAACCAGACATTCGTTCCTCCGATGAAGCTTATGTTTATTTGAACGAACTCAAAACAATCTTAAGATACATTCAAGTTTCTGATTGTAATATGGAAGAAGGATCCCTTCGTTGTGATGCAAACGTTTCCATCCGACCTAAAGGGGAAAAAGGATTTCGCACTCGTGTAGAAATTAAAAACCTAAACTCTTTTAAAGCAGTAAAACAAGCGATAGACTATGAAATCGAATGGCAAAAGGATATGTATTCTCGTGGAGAAACATTCCGCCAAATGACAAAACTTTGGGATGCCACTCTACTTAAAACCATTCCTATGCGTTCCAAAGAAATGAGTCACGATTATCGTTATTTTCCAGAACCAGATCTTCCAACCATTCAAATTGCTGATTCCTTTATTGAAGACATTCGTAAATCATTGCCGGAACTTCCTAGACAAAAAAAGGAAAGATACAAAACGGAACTAGGTTTACCAGATTATGATGCGGAAGTGCTCACCAGCGAACGCGAAATAGCCGAATATTTTGAACAAGCTCTCCTTGTTTCTGAAGATGCCAAAAAAACATCCAACTGGGTGAAAGATGAAATTCTTGGAATCGTAAACAAAGAAAATATTTCGATCCAAGAATTTGCCATTGATCCATTGCGCATTGGTAAACTTGTAAAACTCATTAATTCAGGTGAGATTACAGGAAAAATTGCAAAAACTATCTTTGAAGATATGTTAACTTCCAAAGACCAACCAGAGACCATTGTGGAAACAAAAGGTTTGAAAGTAGTTCGTGATGACAAAGCACTGGAAGAAATTGTAATCCGTGTGATTGAATCACAACCAGAATCGGTGGAAGGTTGGAAAAACGGAAAAGACCGAGTTCTCGGTGCCATCGTTGGTGGTGTGATGAAAGAAACGAAAGGGAAAGCCGATCCAAAACTTGTAAACGATTTGATCCTAACAAAATTAGGTCCACTCGGAGAGAAAAAGAAAGTTTAA
- a CDS encoding histidine phosphatase family protein, with protein MDLYLIRHPETTAPKGTCYGRTDFPLKYPVEDTADSTFSYLPSTFDLFLSSPAPRALKLSAALLSKYNFSPTDHSLIPTDERLWEMNFGDWDGKLWEEIPRKETVPWMKDFVHAKTPGGEAFTDLIFRMDSFVKDWTKDGTLRINWEKTNNKSLNSLIVVCHSGTIRAALCKQHGIPYAEAFKSPVDFGSVHKLELD; from the coding sequence ATGGATCTCTATTTAATTCGCCACCCAGAGACCACTGCTCCGAAAGGAACTTGTTACGGTCGTACTGACTTTCCTCTCAAATATCCTGTAGAGGATACAGCTGATTCCACATTTTCTTATTTACCATCTACATTTGACCTTTTCCTTTCCAGTCCAGCACCGAGAGCTCTCAAACTTTCTGCGGCGTTATTATCCAAATACAATTTTTCACCAACAGATCATTCACTAATTCCAACTGACGAACGTTTGTGGGAAATGAATTTTGGAGATTGGGATGGAAAACTTTGGGAAGAAATTCCAAGAAAAGAAACAGTCCCTTGGATGAAAGACTTTGTACATGCAAAAACTCCCGGTGGAGAAGCTTTTACTGATCTTATCTTTCGAATGGATTCTTTTGTCAAGGATTGGACAAAAGATGGAACCTTGAGGATCAATTGGGAAAAAACAAACAACAAATCCTTAAACTCACTGATTGTTGTTTGTCACTCAGGGACAATCCGAGCTGCTCTTTGCAAACAACACGGAATCCCTTACGCAGAAGCCTTCAAATCACCTGTGGACTTTGGTTCTGTCCACAAACTAGAACTAGATTAA